Proteins encoded in a region of the Fusarium falciforme chromosome 6, complete sequence genome:
- a CDS encoding Fungal-trans domain-containing protein gives MSSSDKQPSASDAGLKIWSCVICRRRKVRCDRRDPCSNCVKNNIECHFPVTGRIPRRNQNPGAYKSPAQKQSELLSRLRRLESVVTELAAQVEDGSQDPRAAIAPGPSGAVSISSSETGPTPAGSEDPSVTESSLTASSTGQQAGSEYDEEFGRLVVDKDGGLHVGNRFWSVFCGEVDNILQAVHDVAEYSGSSSDSIMPEPGLESGPSPFSHLGFVFGNADFAKALDGLNPMPSQMLFIWQAYVENVDPFIKVLHVPTVEKVVRELRGNFSSYGANMEALLFAISLAAITSMDEEAVSFNFNTPKSQLIQRYQFGTEQALARADFLVTKDIIALQALVIYLSLLPHLGSKEKVWPMMGLVLRLAKSAGLHLDDTSHTRSQLEMETRRRLWWQICFVDSQSRRAEAPELSITSSSFDASIPSNLDDIDLLNGAPSHLPVSHEKPTATTLCLIRCELWRLTQSLRDDTSKSSESHLELLNLTKTKIEIKYLRHLHLDRPWDSFIKTMTTLFFSKVELLVCRQPNSQHLIDTSLDLPIDSCGNLLYTGVQAIMTFRALYTQLFPPTPPLTEDNVPSQRGKVFIVTGGNSGVGFELCKILYTTGATIYMTSRSEERAMNAIKQITSSEPAPANPGVLNFLHLDLNDLHSVRVSAAKFASQEAKLNVLWNNAGTGGYRVSPGAKTAQGLEAMVGMHCVATLLFTTLLLPQLRAAASGAARVVWTSSIVADQGSPPNGINFDTLSTGTPDRVLNYAVSKVGSWMLSRELARRHGSEGIISVAQNPGNVKGGSYEGTPAATMFLLNRFLLHPSKFGAYTELYAGLSPDITPGDNGAYIIPWGRIRPDAECPRRDIVHAMLTEEDGGLGYCSKLWDWCEEQWQA, from the exons ATGTCATCTTCAGACAAACAACCTTCGGCCTCAGACGCAGGCCTCAAGATATGGAGCTGCGTCATATGTCGTCGTCGCAAAGTCCGCTGCGATAGACGAGATCCATGCTCAAATTGCGTCAAGAACAACATTGAGTGTCACTTCCCAGTGACCGGTCGCATCCCTCGACGGAACCAGAATCCAGGTGCCTACAAGTCTCCGGCACAGAAGCAATCGGAGCTTCTCAGTCGTCTTAGGCGCCTCGAATCTGTCGTGACGGAGCTTGCAGCACAGGTTGAAGATGGTTCTCAGGATCCCAGGGCTGCGATAGCTCCAGGACCTTCTGGGGCAGTCAGCATCTCAAGCTCAGAGACAGGTCCAACACCGGCGGGGTCTGAGGATCCTTCTGTGACCGAGTCCTCATTGACGGCCTCCTCCACTGGCCAACAAGCTGGCAGTGAATATGATGAAGAGTTTGGTCGTCTAGTCGTCGACAAAGACGGCGGCCTCCACGTCGGAAATCGCTTCTGGTCCGTCTTTTGCGGCGAG GTGGACAACATCCTACAAGCAGTCCATGATGTTGCCGAGTACTCTGGGTCATCTAGCGACTCAATTATGCCAGAGCCTGGTCTTGAAAGTGGTCCATCTCCTTTCAGCCATCTGGGCTTCGTCTTTGGCAACGCCGACTTCGCCAAGgctcttgatggcctcaaccCCATGCCTTCTCAGATGTTGTTCATCTGGCAGGCATACGTTGAGAACGTAGACCCCTTCATCAAGGTCCTTCATGTTCCAACCGTCGAAAAGGTCGTCCGTGAATTAAGAGGCAACTTCAGTTCCTATGGCGCCAACATGGAGGCGTTGCTATTCGCAATCTCACTCGCGGCAATTACATCCATGGACGAAGAAGCAGTGTCGTTCAATTTCAACACACCAAAATCTCAGCTCATACAGCGGTATCAATTTGGAACTGAGCAGGCACTCGCACGTGCAGATTTTCTCGTCACGAAAGACATCATCGCCCTCCAAGCACTCGTCATTTACCTCTCCCTGCTTCCTCATCTAGGATCCAAGGAAAAGGTATGGCCAATGATGGGCCTAGTTCTAAGGCTTGCAAAGTCGGCTGGACTTCACCTCGACGATACTAGTCATACAAGGAGTCAACTGGAAATGGAAACCAGACGGCGCCTGTGGTGGCAGATCTGTTTCGTGGATTCCCAGAGTCGGAGGGCTGAGGCTCCTGAGCTGTCCATCACGTCGTCGTCCTTTGACGCGAGTATACCCTCGAACTTGGACGATATCGACCTGCTTAACGGGGCGCCATCTCACTTGCCAGTATCCCATGAGAAGCCAACAGCTACAACACTTTGTCTCATCCGCTGCGAGCTGTGGCGACTAACACAGTCTTTACGCGATGACACATCCAAGAGCTCAGAATCACATCTTGAACTTCTCAATCTAACAAAAACAAAGATTGAGATCAAATATCTCCGCCACCTCCATCTGGACAGGCCTTGGGACAGTTTCATCAAGACCATGACAacactcttcttctccaaagTCGAGCTCCTCGTCTGTCGACAACCCAACTCACAGCACTTAATCGATACGTCCCTTGA TTTGCCAATCGACTCTTGTGGTAACCTCTTATACACCGGTGTCCAGGCGATAATGACATTCCGCGCATTGTACACACAACTCTTCCCCCCAACACCGCCGCTCACCGAAGACAATGTTCCCTCGCAACGCGGAAAGGTGTTTATTGTGACGGGTGGAAACTCGGGTGTTGGTTTCGAGTTGTGCAAGATCCTCTACACCACAGGTGCAACGATCTACATGACCTCCCGATCGGAG GAACGCGCAATGAATGCTATCAAGCAAATTACAAGTAGCGAACCAGCCCCTGCCAACCCCGGAGTGCTCAATTTCCTTCACCTGGATCTCAACGACCTCCACTCCGTCCGGGTCTCGGCAGCCAAGTTTGCTAGCCAAGAGGCCAAGCTCAACGTCCTCTGGAACAACGCCGGAACGGGCGGATACCGTGTCTCGCCAGGAGCCAAGACGGCCCAAGGTCTTGAGGCCATGGTGGGCATGCATTGCGTGGCCACGCTGCTCTTCACCACACTCCTTTTACCGCAACTCCGTGCCGCGGCGTCTGGGGCTGCGAGGGTTGTTTGGACGTCTAGTATCGTTGCGGATCAAGGATCACCACCCAATGGTATCAACTTTGATACCCTTTCAACAGGCACACCAGACCGTGTGCTGAACTACGCCGTCTCCAAAGTCGGCAGCTGGATGCTCAGCCGTGAGCTGGCCCGTAGACACGGCAGCGAGGGCATCATCAGCGTCGCCCAGAACCCAGGCAACGTCAAGGGCGGTTCGTACGAGGGCACCCCGGCCGCGACCATGTTCCTCCTCAACCGGTTCCTGCTCCACCCTTCCAAGTTCGGGGCGTACACGGAGCTCTACGCCGGGCTGTCCCCCGACATCACTCCCGGCGACAACGGAGCCTACATCATCCCGTGGGGGCGGATCCGGCCGGACGCCGAGTGCCCACGCAGAGACATTGTTCACGCCATGTTGACCGAGGAGGACGGCGGGCTGGGATATTGTAGCAAGTTGTGGGACTGGTGTGAGGAGCAGTGGCAGGCATAG
- a CDS encoding Pyr-redox-2 domain-containing protein, translating into MAKTVVILGAGWAGLPLAHKLLKYTVPKVSGLKVILVSPNSHFFWNVAATRGIIPDAIPDDQLFLPIKPAFDQYPSESFEFVLGKADKINPAANSVQISSEEGIRRDIVYDQLVIATGSRLASNLPLKPIGSHKDTLSAWRDLKKRVGESISIVIAGAGATGIEVAGELAERYGQSKNITLVISGEQPLEGAISSVRASVDKDLKSLGVKLIYRTRVTETNDGQNRKQTDLKLSNGSTLTADLYLPLYGIKLNTGFLPHEFLDLDGNVKLDNKMRVTGTKNIWGIGDIGNIDPKQLTITDNQIIHMAAALDATLTEQGSVKSYEPANKAMIFISLGKKHATGQIGNWKLFSFMVSFVKGRKLFVDTAEGYVGGKHLRHASM; encoded by the coding sequence ATGGCCAAGACGGTCGTCATTCTCGgagctggctgggctggtcTCCCCTTGGCtcacaagctcctcaagtACACGGTTCCCAAAGTCTCCGGCCTCAAGGTGATACTCGTATCTCCAAACAGTCACTTTTTCTGGAACGTTGCGGCTACACGTGGGATCATCCCAGATGCCATCCCGGACGACCAGCTTTTCCTACCCATCAAGCCTGCTTTTGACCAGTACCCTTCAGAGAGCTTCGAGTTTGTTCTCGGCAAAGCAGACAAGATCAACCCTGCGGCGAATTCTGTTCAAATTTCTTCGGAAGAAGGCATTCGACGCGATATTGTCTATGATCAACTGGTCATTGCAACTGGGTCTCGATTAGCCAGCAACTTGCCACTGAAGCCCATCGGAAGCCACAAAGATACCCTCTCGGCATGGAGAGACCTGAAGAAGAGAGTTGGCGAGTCCATCTCGATTGTCATTGCAGGTGCTGGAGCTACCGGTATCGAGGTTGCAGGAGAGCTGGCAGAGAGATACGGACAGTCCAAGAATATCACTCTCGTGATAAGTGGTGAACAACCGTTGGAAGGAGCCATTTCTTCTGTTCGAGCATCAGTGGACAAGGACCTCAAGAGTCTTGGCGTGAAGCTCATCTACAGAACCCGTGTGACCGAGACAAACGACGGCCAAAATCGTAAACAAACGGATCTCAAGCTGTCAAATGGAAGCACCCTTACGGCGGACTTGTATCTCCCCCTTTATGgcatcaagctcaacacTGGATTTCTGCCTCATgagttcttggacttggacggGAACGTGAAGCTGGATAACAAGATGCGAGTCACTGGCACGAAAAACATCTGGGGTATTGGGGATATTGGCAACATCGATCCGAAGCAACTGACGATTACCGACAACCAAATCATTCACATGGCGGCAGCACTGGACGCGACTTTGACCGAACAAGGCTCCGTGAAGTCTTATGAGCCGGCGAATAAGGCCATGATCTTTATCTCTCTCGGCAAGAAACACGCCACGGGCCAGATCGGGAACTGGAAGCTTTTCTCATTCATGGTGTCGTTTGTCAAAGGGAGGAAGCTTTTTGTTGATACAGCCGAGGGATACGTTGGAGGAAAGCACTTGAGGCATGCTTCGATGTAA
- a CDS encoding CAF1C-H4-bd domain-containing protein, with the protein MSKRTADADLGDAPLKGGDRPEKMDVDDNTKDMGEFEDEFEDEFESEDEILEAGVDGRPDAEREAEEKDAMDVDQDQGTFIVGRSKLEPGQTLAPDLTTYEMLHNLSTPWPCLSFDIVRDGLGDNRKAYPATMYTVAGTQAESAKASDNQIMVMKFSGLSKMDRGDEGSDSEDDDDEDSDPILESKSIPLNSTTNRIRAHQIPSQEAGRPGTTLTATMTESTNVFIHDITPHLASFDNPGTTITPQQNKPISTVRAHKSEGYALDWSPMIPSGKLLTGDNDGLIYVTTRTDGGGWVTDNRAFQGHLSSVEELQWSPSEQSVFASASSDGTIRVWDVRSKSRKPAITMQVSNVDVNVMSWSRQTSHLLASGADDGVWAVWDLRQWKASSDKPQPIASFNFHKEQITSVEWHPTDDSIVAVAAGDNTVTLWDLAVELDDEESKDTAGVKDVPPQLLFVHYLKDAKEVHWHPQITGSLVATGEEFSVFRTISV; encoded by the exons ATGTCGAAGCGAACCGCCGACGCCGACCTTGGCGATGCGCCCCTCAAGGGCGGCGACCGTCCCGAGAAGATGGACGTCGacgacaacaccaaggatatgggcgagtttgaggacgagtttgaggatgagtttgagagcgaggacgagattcttgaggctggtgttgatggaagACCCGATGCTGAGCGCGAGGCTGAAGAGAAGG ACGCAATGGACGtcgaccaagaccaaggaacCTTTATCGTCGGCCGAAGCAAACTCGAGCCCGGCCAGACCCTTGCTCCCGATCTGACCACCTACGAGATGCTGCACAACCTCAGCACCCCATGGCCCTGCCTCTCCTTCGATATTGTGCGAGACGGCCTCGGCGACAATCGCAAGGCCTACCCTGCCACCATGTACACCGTCGCTGGTACTCAGGCCGAGAGCGCCAAGGCATCCGACAACCAGATCATGGTGATGAAGTTCAGTGGATTGAGCAAGATGGATCGTGGCGATGAGGGCTCCGATTCggaggacgatgatgatgaggactcTGACCCTATCCTTGAGAGCAAGTCAATTCCTCTCAACTCGACCACCAACCGTATCCGCGCCCATCAGATCCCCAGCCAAGAAGCTGGACGACCTGGAACTACGCTTACGGCGACCATGACCGAGTCGACCAACGTCTTCATCCACGACATCACCCCTCACCTCGCCTCGTTCGACAACCCCGGAACCACCATCACCCCCCAGCAGAACAAGCCAATCTCTACCGTCCGCGCGCACAAGAGCGAGGGTTACGCCCTCGACTGGTCCCCCATGATCCCCAGCGGCAAGCTGCTGACCGGTGACAACGACGGCCTCATCTACGTGACGACTCGCACCGACGGAGGCGGCTGGGTCACGGACAACCGGGCCTTCCAGGGCCACCTGAGCAGCGTCGAGGAACTACAATGGTCGCCTTCTGAGCAATCTGTGTTTGCTTCCGCCTCGAGCGACGGCACTATCCGCGTGTGGGACGTCCGATCCAAGTCGCGCAAGCCCGCCATCACGATGCAGGTGTCCAACGTCGACGTCAACGTCATGTCGTGGTCCCGTCAGACGTCGCACCTGCTCGCCTCGGGCGCCGACGACGGCGTCTGGGCCGTGTGGGACCTCCGACAGTGGAAGGCCAGCTCCGACAAGCCGCAGCCCATCGCCAGCTTCAACTTCCACAAGGAGCAGATCACCAGCGTCGAGTGGCATCCGACCGACGACTCTATCGTTGCCGTGGCCGCCGGCGACAACACGGTTACGCTGTGGGATCTGGCTGTTGAGTtggatgacgaggagagcAAGGATACGGCCGGTGTCAAGGACGTGCCACCTCAGCTGCTGTTTGTGCACTACCTCAAGGACGCCAAGGAGGTTCACTGGCACCCTCAGATCACGGGCAGCTTGGTGGCTACTGGAGAGGAGTTTAGCGTGTTCAGGACCATCAGCGTCTGA
- a CDS encoding Protein DOM34-like protein, whose protein sequence is MKLVSRKVPKNLEEETVSLLPEDPEDMWHAYNLILPGDIIHAHAIRKVVTTSNTGSTASERVHTELAIKVKSTFFDPVISSLRVSGTVTAENPHVTLGSHHTLDLEVNRPFTIIKPDGWDSIAKATLQETLSDDKDGAVAAVVMQEGLANICLITQFRTVLKVRVESVIPKKRDLASDQDAGMRRFYEKTLSTLLRTMDFTQSRPLLLASPGFVAGDFKQYIANQGRDKADKVLTAVAKQATVVHANSGHVHSLNEVLKSPEVLAKMKDMKFARETQYVDQFFDMLKLDDGRAWYGTSAVEKAVNDGAIGPGGGVLLVNNSLFRSEDLATRKKYVAMVEKVRSDGGEARILSSDHESGQRLTMLGDIAAILNYPMLDLDDDDADEHDDDEHDKDTKQEMVDSVI, encoded by the exons ATGAAGCTAGTCTCGCGCAAGGTCCCCAAGaatctcgaggaggagaccgTGTCTCTCCTCCCCGAGGATCCCGAAGATATG TGGCATGCATACAACCTCATCCTTCCTGGAGATATCATCCACGCTCACGCCATTCGCAAGGTCGTCACCACTTCCAACACGGGAAGCACGGCGTCTGAGCGCGTCCACACCGAGTTGGCCATCAAAGTCAAGTCCACGTTCTTTGATCCCGTCATCTCATCGCTCCGCGTCTCTGGCACTGTCACCGCCGAGAACCCCCACGTCACTCTGGGCTCCCATCACACGCTTGACCTTGAGGTCAACCGCCccttcaccatcatcaagccaGATGGCTGGGACTCGATCGCCAAAGCCACCCTCCAGGAGACCCTGTCGGATGACAAGGACGGCGCCGTAGCAGCCGTCGTCATGCAGGAAGGACTTGCCAACATCTGCCTCATCACCCAGTTCCGGACCGTCCTCAAGGTCCGTGTTGAGAGCGTGATCCCCAAGAAGCGTGATTTGGCGTCGGATCAGGATGCAGGTATGCGTCGCTTCTATGAGAAGACGCTGTCCACCCTCCTACGGACCATGGACTTTACGCAGTCTCGACCTCTGCTGCTGGCTAGTCCAGGCTTTGTGGCTGGTGACTTTAAGCAGTACATCGCCAACCAGGGACGAGACAAGGCCGACAAGGTCCTCACCGCCGTGGCCAAGCAGGCTACTGTGGTTCACGCCAACTCGGGCCATGTCCACAGTCTCAATGAGGTGCTCAAAAGCCCCGAGGTCCTTGCCAAGATGAAAGACATGAAATTTGCTCGTGAAACCCAGTACGTGGACCAATTCTTTGATATGCTCAAGCTGGATGACGGCCGCGCCTGGTACGGCACCTCGGCAGTCGAGAAAGCCGTCAACGATGGCGCAATTGGGCCAGGCGGTGGTGTCCTGCTGGTCAACAACTCGCTGTTCCGCAGCGAGGACCTCGCCACTCGCAAGAAGTATGTTGCTATGGTTGAGAAAGTCCGGAGTGACGGCGGCGAGGCAAGAATCCTGAGCAGTGACCATGAGAGCGGACAACGCTTGACCATGCTGGGTGATATCGCCGCTATTCTGAACTATCCAatgcttgatcttgacgacgacgacgctgatgaacatgacgacgatgaacaCGACAAGGATACTAAGCAAGAGATGGTAGATAGTGTTATATAG
- a CDS encoding PS-pyruv-trans domain-containing protein, which yields MLPVMNRFGRIALAVVAVLFVFVLLLSYQAPDSFRASLPSTDSLWSKGGSTTEASATPTPTPIEEEEEEEVDPNRDISYDLTRPPTAGCEDLVNDLQQRIIQTYQKRFKGIRYANIWGYLETENKGDAAIWSAQQILLSILGIETMEACRFMHQGCDMEKFRKGLEEHRPHSAIIMAGGGNFNDYYWEDQPSRMKMISTFTNVSIRAFPQSIFMNNPERINLTHIAFKKHHDLQLAARDKPSYDWLLDNFGQTDGIDNDLIPDIAFMWGNRSDFRVNTPKTHDILILARKDAEISAGDSAMIPFGEGRIDLGGAVGNVTYRKVDWKFTETPDIDNKDNRERGKNQRAWAKSMAGFDLLGSARFVITDRLHGHILSTVIGVPHVLMDSKLGKNLNFHNTWTRDCKCTRITKSIHSAFDVARMFFEQELNQPSS from the exons ATGTTGCCCGTAATGAATCGGTTCGGACGCATCGCGCTAGCCGTGGTTGCAGTCCTGTTTGTCTTCGTCCTGCTGCTGTCTTACCAGGCGCCCGACAGCTTCAGGGCCAGTCTACCGAGCACAGATTCGCTATGGTCGAAAGGAGGGAGCACCACCGAGGCCTCGGCGACACCAACGCCTACACccattgaggaggaggaagaggaggaggtcgaccCTAACAGGGACATTTCGTACGACTTGACCCGGCCGCCAACCGCCGGCTGTGAGGACCTTGTCAACGACCTTCAGCAGCGAATCATCCAGACCTACCAGAAGCGATTCAAGGGTATTCGTTATGCCAACATCTGGGGATACCTCGAGACCGAGAACAAGGGAGATGCCGCCATCTGGTCCGCCCAACAGATCCTGCTCAGCATTCTCGGCATTGAGACCATGGAAGCTTGCCG CTTCATGCACCAGGGATGTGACATGGAGAAGTTCCGCAAGGGACTCGAGGAGCACCGCCCGCACtcggccatcatcatggctggcgGCGGCAACTTTAACGATTACTACTGGGAGGACCAACCGTCGCGCATGAAGATGATCTCGACCTTTACCAACGTCTCCATCCGCGCCTTTCCCCAGAGCATCTTCATGAACAACCCCGAACGGATCAACCTTACCCACATCGCCTTCAAGAAGCACCACGACCTTCAGCTTGCGGCCCGTGACAAGCCCAGCTACGATTGGCTCCTCGACAACTTTGGCCAGACCGATGGCATCGACAACGATCTCATTCCGGATATCGCCTTTATGTGGGGGAACCGATCAGACTTCCGAGTCAACACGCCCAAGAC CCACGACATCCTCATTCTTGCACGAAAGGACGCCGAGATCTCTGCGGGCGACTCAGCCATGATCCCCTTTGGTGAAGGCCGCATCGACCTAGGCGGCGCCGTGGGCAACGTGACATACCGCAAGGTGGACTGGAAGTTCACCGAGACACCCGACATTGACAACAAGGACAACCGAGAGCGCGGCAAGAACCAGCGAGCGTGGGCCAAGTCGATGGCCGGCTTCGACCTTCTCGGATCGGCTCGCTTCGTCATCACGGACCGTCTACACGGCCACATCCTATCAACCGTCATCGGCGTGCCTCATGTGCTGATGGATAGCAAGCTGGGCAAGAACCTCAACTTCCACAACACGTGGACGCGCGACTGCAAATGCACGCGCATCACCAAGAGCATCCACTCGGCGTTTGACGTGGCGCGCATGTTTTTCGAGCAAGAGCTGAACCAACCAAGTTCATGA
- a CDS encoding GDP-mannose transporter, whose protein sequence is MADNKKNDDFVANMPDNGIGDGDKENDSLVGRGAGTDAIPPPPTGFLAKIENSGPFSIMAYCVSSISMTVVNKYVVSGTSWNLTFFYLAIQSIVCIITITACKYFGLIKSLAPLDPERVKKWYPISLVLVGMIYTSTRALQYLSVPVYTIFKNLTIIAIAYGEVLWFGGAVTPTALSAFGLMVLSSIVAAWADIKSAMSGDYSATTGDKDALATLNAGYFWMAMNVFCSASYVLGMRKVIKKMNFKDWDSMYYNNLLTIPVLVICSLLTEDWSSANFAKNFPEEYRNRITIGIIYSGVAAIFISYCTAWCIRVTSSTTYSMVGALNKLPIAISGLIFFAAPVTVGSVSAIFLGFVSGLVYTWSKVKESEAKKNTLPTSENRDSSK, encoded by the exons atggctgacAACAAGAAGAACGACGACTTCGTCGCCAATATGCCAGATAACGGCATCGGTGATGGTGACAAGGAGAATGATTCTCTCGTCGGTCGCGGCGCCGGTACCGATGCCATCCCGCCGCCTCCCacgggcttcttggccaaGATCGAGAACAGCGGGCCattctccatcatggcctaCTGTGTTTCATCCATCAGCATGACCGTGGTGAACAAGTATGTCGTATCGGGTACTTCGTGGAATCTCACCTTCTTCTACCTCGCCATCCAG TCCATTGtctgcatcatcaccatcacagCATGCAAGTACTTCGGTCTTATCAAGTCTCTCGCTCCCCTTGACCCTGAACGGGTCAAGAAAT GGTACCCCATTTCGCTCGTCCTCGTTGGTATGATCTACACTAGCACCAGGGCCCTGCAGTACCTCTCGGTGCCCGTGTACACTATCTTCAAGAACCtgaccatcatcgccatcgcctaTGGAGAGGTCCTTTGGTTCGGTGGTGCTGTCACCCCCACCGCCCTCTCCGCCTTTGGTCTGATGGTCCTGAGCTCCATCGTCGCCGCCTGGGCCGATATCAAGAGCGCCATGTCGGGCGACTACAGCGCGACCACCGGTGACAAGGATGCCCTCGCGACCCTTAACGCTGGTTACTTCTGGATGGCCATGAACGTCTTTTGCTCTGCTTCGTATGTCCTGGGCATGCGCAAGGTTATCAAGAAGATGAACTTCAAGGACTGGGACT CCATGTACTATAACAACCTCCTCACCATCCCCGTCCTCGTTATCTGCTCGCTCCTCACCGAGGATTGGTCCAGCGCCAACTTTGCCAAGAACTTCCCCGAGGAGTATCGCAACCGCATCACGATCGGCATCATCTACTCTGGCGTggccgccatcttcatctcgtaCTGCACTGCCTGGTGTATCCGTGTCACCTCGTCCACCACCTACTCCATGGTTGGCGCTCTGAACAAGCTGCCCATTGCCATCAGCggcctcatcttcttcgcaGCCCCCGTCACCGTCGGCAGCGTGTCTGCCATCTTCCTTGGCTTCGTCAGCGGTCTCGTCTACACTTggtccaaggtcaaggagtctgaggccaagaagaacactCTCCCAACCTCTGAGAACCGGGACTCGTCAAAGTAA
- a CDS encoding Thioredoxin domain-containing protein translates to MSVIELKSKAEFNELINKTPYVAIQAHATWCGPCKAISPFYTKHADALAIPDKYVFAKFDTDDVPDLAFELGVRSIPAFYFFKNGDKDESLIGPIPPKLKALVEGYAAEAKGEAGEEKPAEEKKEENALKTDENF, encoded by the coding sequence ATGTCTGTCATCGAGCTCAAGAGCAAGGCCGAGTTCAACGAACTCATTAACAAGACCCCTTACGTTGCCATCCAGGCCCACGCCACCTGGTGCGGCCCTTGCAAGGCCATCTCTCCCTTCTACACCAAGCACGCCGACGCCCTCGCCATCCCCGACAAGTACGTCTTCGCCAAGTTCGACACCGACGACGTTCCCGACCTTGCCTTCGAGCTCGGCGTCCGCTCCATCCCCGCCTTCTACTTCTTCAAGAACGGTGACAAGGACGAGAGCCTGATCGGCCCTATCCCCCCCAAGCTGAAGGCCCTCGTCGAGGGCTACGCTGCTGAGGCCAAGGGCGAGGCcggcgaggagaagcccgccgaagagaagaaggaggagaacgcCCTCAAGACCGACGAGAACTTCTAA
- a CDS encoding Aldo-ket-red domain-containing protein, protein MSRKMASKLALNSTRKLNSGYEIPLLGFGVYQTPLEQATDVCKKALEIGYRHIDSASGYHNQGESAASISASGIPRSEVFFTTKIPVRKFPLGYENAHKLVDIALGETKLDYLDLVLIHAPYGGPDARKGAWKALVECVEAGKVRSLGISNYGVHHLDELEAYIKELEAERGEGKGGVISVGQWEVHPWLTRPDIVKWCQDRNIVVEAYCPIVRGERFGEPKIKALAEKYGKTEAQILLRWSLQRGLVPLVKSVTPSRILENTQLYDFELTAEEVEDVATTDYSPCAWDPTVETLDK, encoded by the exons ATGAGCCGCAAGATGGCATCGAAGCTCGCCCTCAACTCCACTCGAAAGCTCAACTCGGGCTATGAGATCCCGCTTCTTGGATTCGGA GTCTATCAAAC TCCTCTCGAGCAAGCCACCGATGTCTGCAAAAAGGCTCTGGAAATAGGCTACCGTCAT ATCGATTCCGCCTCTGGGTATCACAATCAAGGCGAGAGTGCAGCGTCCATCTCTGCCTCTGGTATCCCTCGCTCGGAGGTCTTTTTCACTACAAAGATACCCGTGCGCAAGTTCCCTCTGGGCTACGAAAACGCTCATAAGCTGGTGGACATTGCGCTCGGGGAGACCAAGCTGGActaccttgaccttgtcctcaTCCATGCACCCTACGGAGGACCTGACGCTCGCAAGGGTGCGTGGAAGGCCCTCGTCGAGTGTGTCGAGGCTGGAAAGGTGCGCTCCCTGGGCATCTCCAACTATGGTGTCCATCATCTAGACGAGCTCGAGGCATACATCAAGGAGCTGGAAGCGGAGCGGGGAGAGGGCAAGGGAGGCGTCATCTCAGTGGGTCAATGGGAAGTTCATCCCTGGCTCACGAGGCCCGACATCGTCAAGTGGTGCCAAGACCGTAACATTGTCGTTGAGGCGTACTGCCCCATCGTGCGAGGTGAACGCTTCGGCgagcccaagatcaaggccctCGCAGAGAAGTATGGCAAGACGGAGGCGCAGATCCTGCTCCGCTGGAGTCTACAGAGGGGCCTCGTTCCTCTGGTGAAGAGTGTTACGCCCTCCAGGATCTTGGAGAACACTCAGCTGTATGACTTCGAGCTGACGGCGGAGGAAGTGGAGGATGTTGCAACGACTGATTACAGTCCTTGTGCTTGGGATCCCACTGTTGAGACTCTGGACAAGTAG